In a single window of the Nicotiana tomentosiformis chromosome 8, ASM39032v3, whole genome shotgun sequence genome:
- the LOC138891338 gene encoding uncharacterized protein has product MSQRSKDKDPAWRYGDRVNEKNTNIVCKFCNKITTGGIYRFKFHLIGGDRNVTSCPKCPPEVRDEIKNFVEKKKEQKNQMSHQPLVTNLDDDGDDDIEELSLPTKRGRDAISSSHGSTGTSRTKGPIDCYFPKKPEGKSGGKDVQKIAKDILRDRAVRAFARWVYDAGLPFNCVNYTDTFGDFIEAVGQYGPGMKPPTYHEIRGPYLNKEVEETNKIVEEHKVAWNKYGCSIMMDKWTARTGKMIINVLVNSPKGSLFLESIDASDSSTDHIKMFTLFQNTIEKIGPSKVVQVVTDNASENVKAGGMVEGAYKNVYWTPCAAHCINLIFGDIFKEKPFSTVFGQGVRVHSYISQRPLLLNMMRRFTGQKNLVKPGKTRFATAFLTLHSIHLQKSNLRKLFTSEEWSKSKFAKESAGKDVARIILSYSFWNNVLHALKIGGPLVKVLRLVDGEQKPPMGYLYEAMDRAKEAIQASFTDEQKYAKVFQIIDARWSEQLHRPLHAAGLILNPSLFYDQHENNSLAREVWTGFHEVVIKLTPDEDMQEKIVDQLAIYKAAEGLFKLRLAIKQRKTKSPVEWWDQYGVETPNLQTFAIRVLSLTCSSSGCERNWSVFEHIHTKKRNRLTLKRLHNLVFIKYNRALRRRYNHRNLIDPILLDNIDEANEWLTGVPENCEDEEVFEGDSNFTWGDVAVASGVGENPYGLRGNTSSSSSIRKGKSVATTSRSLSLIDEDESDHEEEEEGEEEDDEQYEDNRGIQDFDNLEEEQEE; this is encoded by the exons atgtcTCAAAGATCGAAAGATAAAGACCCGGCTTGGCGATATGGCGATAGAGTTAATGAGAAGAATACAAATATTGTATGCAAGTTTTGTAACAAGATTACAACGGGTGGAATTTATCGCTTTAAATTCCATCTTATTGGTGGCGATAGAAACGTCACAAGTTGTCCGAAATGTCCACCGGAGGTGAGGGATGAAATAAAGAATTTTGTTGAGAAGAAGAAGGAGCAAAAAAATCAAATGAGTCATCAACCATTGGTGACCAATcttgatgatgatggtgatgatgataTTGAAGAATTGTCACTTCCAACAAAACGGGGAAGAGATGCAATCTCTTCAAGCCATGGATCGACGGGTACGAGTAGGACTAAAGGTCCTATAGATTGCTATTTCCCAAAGAAGCCGGAAGGAAAGAGCGGTGGAAAAGATGTACAAAAAATTGCTAAGGACATTTTGAGGGATCGTGCAGTTAGAGCTTTTGCACGATGGGTCTATGATGCTGGGCTCCCCTTCAATTGTGTCAACTATACTGACACTTTTGGAGACTTTATTGAGGCCGTTGGTCAATACGGACCTGGAATGAAGCCTCCCACTTATCATGAAATCAGAGGTCCTTATCTAAATAAGGAAGTGGAGGAGACTAATAAAATTGTGGAGGAACATAAAGTTGCGTGGAACAAGTATGGCTGCTCCATTATGATGGATAAGTGGACGGCAAGAACTGGGAAAATGATTATTAACGTGTTGGTGAATTCTCCCAAGGGAAGTTTGTTTCTTGAGTCCATTGATGCTAGCGACTCATCCACTGACCACATCAAAATGTTCACCTTGTTTCAGAACACCATTGAAAAGATTGGCCCAAGCAAAGTTGTTCAAGTGGTCACTGATAATGCGAGTGAAAATGTGAAAGCGGGTGGCATGGTGGAAGGAGCGTACAAGAATGTCTATTGGACTCCATGTGCGGCTCATTGTATCAACTTAATCTTCGGGgacattttcaaggaaaaaccctTCTCTACAGTTTTTGGCCAGGGCGTTAGGGTACATTCTTATATTTCTCAGCGGCCCTTGTTATTGAATATGATGAGAAGATTCACCGGACAAAAAAATTTGGTGAAACCGGGCAAGACAAGGTTCGCCACTGCtttcttgactttacatagtatCCACTTGCAAAAATCCAATTTGAGAAAGTTGTTCACTTCAGAGGAATGGAGCAAGAGTAAATTTGCAAAGGAAAGTGCAGGGAAAGATGTTGCACGCATtattctttcttattctttttggAATAATGTCCTTCATGCTCTTAAAATTGGTGGCCCTTTGGTTAAAGTACTCCGTTTGGTGGATGGGGAGCAAAAACCACCAATGGGCTACCTCTATGAAGCTATGGATAGGGCCAAGGAGGCTATTCAAGCATCATTCACTGATGAGCAGAAATATGCAAAGGTCTTTCAGATCATTGATGCAAGATGGAGTGAGCAACTTCATAGACCTTTGCATGCAGCTGGACTTATTCTGAACCCGTCACTCTTTTATGATCAGCATGAGAATAATTCATTGGCTAGAGAAGTGTGGACAGGATTCCATGAGGTTGTTATCAAGTTGACCCCAGATGAAGACATGCAAGAAAAGATAGTAGATCAGCTTGCTATTTACAAGGCAGCTGAGGGACTTTTTAAGCTCCGACTTGCTATTAAACAAAGAAAGACGAAATCGCCAG TTGAGTGGTGGGACCAATATGGTGTAGAGACTCCGAATTTACAGACTTTCGCCATCAGAGTTCTAAGTTTAACTTGTAGCTCATCCGGATGTGAAAGGAACTGGAGCGTTTTTGAACAC ATTCATACAAAGAAGAGGAATCGACTAACCTTGAAGCGCCTCCATAATCTAGTGTTCATAAAATACAATAGAGCATTGAGGCGTCGCTACAACCACCGCAATCTAATTGATCCAATTCTTTTGGACAATATTGATGAGGCTAATGAGTGGCTAACCGGAGTCCCCGAAAATTGTGAAGATGAAGAAGTATTTGAAGGCGATTCTAATTTCACTTGGGGTGATGTTGCGGTTGCTAGTGGAGTTGGGGAGAATCCTTATGGTTTAAGGGGGAATACTTCAAGTTCAAGCTCGATTAGGAAGGGAAAAAGTGTGGCTACCACAAGTCGATCCCTATCCCTAATTGATGAAGATGAAAGTGATCATGAAGAGGAAGAGGAGGGGGAGGAGGAAGATGACGAGCAATATGAAGATAATAGAGGAATTCAAGATTTTGAcaatcttgaagaagaacaagaagagtaG